A part of Paenibacillus donghaensis genomic DNA contains:
- a CDS encoding ABC transporter permease translates to MNSRNRNLILALIPLALMVLAFQLVPVLSMLSGSFRSADGTVFTLSNYWEVLQSAYYMQAIKNSLLISVFSSLAGLTVGLICAYCITRFTPAVRDRLLMLSNMTSNFAGVPLAFAYIILLGNNGIFTLLFQQWGWEVFSSFNLYSWSGLTLVYVYFQVPLALLLLYPSFYGIREQWREAAALLGAGRWQFWRTIGLPVLAPAIFGTLGILFANAMGAYATAYALVGGNYNLLAVRIGSLVAGDVVTQPQMGSTLAVLLALTTLLAVFLNHRMVRRAQRFGSGWSGKPTAERRAVRTRLAPAAGEELGQ, encoded by the coding sequence ATGAATTCAAGAAACCGCAATTTAATTCTGGCCCTGATTCCGCTGGCACTTATGGTGCTGGCGTTTCAGCTTGTTCCGGTGCTGTCCATGCTCTCCGGCAGCTTCCGTTCGGCAGATGGGACCGTCTTCACACTGAGCAACTATTGGGAGGTGCTGCAGAGCGCCTATTATATGCAGGCGATCAAGAACAGCCTGCTGATCTCGGTGTTCTCCAGCCTGGCGGGGCTGACAGTAGGGCTGATCTGCGCGTATTGCATCACCCGATTTACGCCTGCTGTGCGTGACCGCCTGCTGATGCTGTCCAATATGACCTCCAACTTCGCCGGTGTTCCGCTGGCGTTCGCTTATATTATTCTGCTGGGCAACAACGGTATCTTCACGCTGTTGTTTCAACAATGGGGCTGGGAAGTCTTCTCCAGCTTCAATCTATATAGCTGGTCCGGCCTCACTCTGGTCTATGTCTATTTCCAGGTTCCGCTGGCTCTGCTGCTGCTCTATCCTTCCTTCTACGGAATCAGGGAGCAGTGGAGAGAAGCCGCCGCCCTGCTGGGCGCCGGACGCTGGCAGTTCTGGCGCACTATCGGTCTGCCGGTGCTGGCTCCGGCGATCTTCGGCACGCTGGGCATTCTGTTCGCCAATGCGATGGGCGCTTACGCAACCGCGTACGCGCTGGTTGGCGGCAACTATAATCTGCTCGCTGTGCGCATCGGCTCACTGGTGGCTGGCGATGTGGTCACCCAGCCGCAGATGGGCAGCACGCTGGCCGTGCTGCTGGCCCTGACTACGCTGCTGGCCGTATTCCTGAACCACCGGATGGTCCGGCGGGCTCAGCGATTCGGCAGCGGCTGGTCCGGCAAGCCAACGGCGGAGCGCCGAGCTGTACGCACGCGGCTTGCACCTGCCGCCGGAGAGGAGCTGGGCCAATGA
- a CDS encoding ABC transporter permease, with the protein MNRRRTGLMPRALLLGLMVYLLLPLLATGLYAFAEDWQNTLLPRSWTLQWFAEMFRDLRFLEALWTSLYLCLISVGLSLAVMLPAVFVITVYFPRWENFMKSLVVLPYAVPGVVAAVGLIRTYSSGPLDIAGTAYLLIGAYFVVILPYMYQGIRSSLLTVSAAELLNAAELLGARRRTALLNVILPNIWPGIIVSSLLSFSVLFGEFVLTNMLVGGHIQTIQVYLYKRVGESGHLASAIAISYFVLILLVSLVLMKLGGRMGRGGHHE; encoded by the coding sequence ATGAATCGGCGCAGAACCGGACTTATGCCACGAGCTTTGCTGCTGGGCCTGATGGTTTATCTGCTGCTGCCGCTGCTGGCAACAGGTCTGTATGCCTTCGCAGAGGATTGGCAGAACACCCTGCTGCCGCGAAGCTGGACGCTGCAGTGGTTCGCCGAAATGTTCAGGGATCTGCGCTTTCTGGAAGCGCTGTGGACATCGCTGTATCTATGCCTGATCAGCGTGGGGCTTAGCCTAGCCGTGATGCTTCCGGCGGTGTTTGTGATTACGGTGTATTTTCCGCGCTGGGAGAATTTCATGAAGAGCCTGGTGGTGCTTCCCTACGCCGTGCCGGGTGTTGTGGCTGCTGTCGGGCTGATTCGCACCTATTCCTCCGGGCCGCTAGATATTGCCGGAACTGCCTACTTACTGATTGGGGCTTATTTCGTAGTCATCCTGCCCTATATGTATCAGGGAATCCGCAGCAGTCTGTTGACTGTCTCTGCGGCCGAGCTGCTGAATGCGGCCGAGCTGCTGGGTGCGCGTCGCCGGACCGCCCTGCTGAATGTGATTCTGCCGAACATCTGGCCGGGAATTATCGTCTCATCTCTATTGTCCTTCTCGGTACTCTTCGGCGAGTTCGTGCTGACCAACATGCTGGTTGGCGGGCATATCCAGACCATCCAGGTCTATCTGTATAAACGTGTTGGCGAGAGCGGACATCTGGCCAGTGCGATTGCGATTTCTTACTTCGTATTGATTCTGCTGGTATCGCTGGTGCTGATGAAGCTGGGCGGCAGGATGGGAAGAGGGGGGCATCATGAATGA
- a CDS encoding ABC transporter ATP-binding protein, with protein sequence MNDYLKLEGVHKSFGGTAVLDRIDLEIRQGELVTLLGPSGCGKSTLLRCIAGLTGLDSGRIVLEHNDLAKLPPRSREVGMVFQSYALFPNLTVFQNVEYGMKMRGMPKAVRRSRTEELLALVDLEAKVNAYPHALSGGQQQRVALARSLAVEPKVLLLDEPLSALDARIRKNLRTEIRNIQKRLNMTTLFVTHDQEEALILSDRVCLMNEGRIVQDGSPETMYTAPRTEFAARFMGSYNVLARREAERLFPGLHGNSSSYAIRPEALVLLRTGDAHTGEAGARLVPDATVHTISVLGNIIRCTVEVSGIQLTVDALNDGTGLRFREGEQVTLALDSGKLLHLE encoded by the coding sequence ATGAATGATTATTTGAAGTTGGAGGGTGTGCACAAGAGCTTCGGCGGGACAGCTGTGCTGGACCGCATAGATCTTGAGATTCGGCAGGGAGAGCTGGTCACCCTGCTTGGCCCTTCCGGGTGCGGCAAAAGCACACTGCTGCGCTGTATCGCCGGACTAACCGGGCTGGACAGCGGCAGAATTGTGCTGGAGCACAACGACCTGGCGAAGCTGCCGCCGCGGAGCAGGGAGGTGGGCATGGTCTTTCAGTCTTATGCACTGTTCCCCAATCTGACCGTCTTTCAGAATGTGGAATACGGCATGAAGATGCGCGGAATGCCCAAGGCAGTGCGGCGCAGCCGCACCGAAGAGCTACTGGCCCTCGTTGATTTGGAGGCCAAAGTGAATGCCTATCCGCATGCGCTCTCGGGCGGACAGCAGCAGCGGGTCGCGCTGGCCCGTTCGCTTGCGGTCGAACCGAAGGTGCTGCTGCTGGATGAGCCGCTCAGCGCGCTGGATGCCAGAATCCGCAAGAATCTGCGTACGGAAATCCGCAATATCCAGAAGCGTCTGAATATGACGACGCTGTTCGTTACCCATGATCAGGAGGAGGCACTGATCCTGTCGGACCGCGTCTGCCTGATGAATGAGGGCCGGATCGTGCAGGACGGCTCGCCGGAGACAATGTACACAGCGCCCCGCACAGAGTTCGCCGCCCGTTTCATGGGCAGCTATAACGTGCTGGCGCGGCGGGAGGCAGAGCGGTTGTTTCCCGGTCTTCATGGGAATTCAAGCAGCTATGCCATCCGCCCGGAAGCGCTGGTGCTGCTGCGCACAGGCGATGCCCACACCGGAGAAGCGGGAGCAAGGCTGGTCCCGGATGCAACGGTCCACACGATATCCGTGTTAGGCAACATTATCCGCTGCACGGTTGAAGTGTCAGGCATTCAACTGACGGTAGATGCCCTGAATGATGGAACAGGGCTGCGGTTCAGGGAAGGAGAGCAGGTTACCCTTGCGCTCGATTCCGGCAAGCTGCTGCATCTGGAGTAA
- a CDS encoding alkaline phosphatase family protein, producing the protein MTDTEVANKLIVVVLDGLRYDAARKYMGYMEHLVEQGLFSCYRVQSELPSLSRPLYEVLLTGTPAAKNGITANHIVRPSREQSVFHLAVAANLRTAAAAYHWVSELYGTAPFNPVTDRHQHNVLKPIQHGSFYFEDHYPDSHVFADAEYLRNAFDPHFLYIHSMNIDDAGHHSGGESKEYELAVRKADGLLAAVLPQWMEQGYTVLVTADHGMNANGYHGGVSPAERQVPLYTFGENVLSPEQEIQALPQLRLAPLMCHCLGLAPAEAMSKVGLPELPPSASLRYEDEPVH; encoded by the coding sequence ATGACGGACACAGAAGTGGCGAACAAGCTCATTGTGGTGGTGCTCGATGGACTGCGGTATGATGCGGCGCGCAAATATATGGGTTACATGGAGCATTTGGTGGAGCAGGGCCTCTTCTCCTGCTATAGAGTCCAGTCGGAGCTGCCCAGCCTGTCCCGTCCGCTGTATGAGGTGCTGCTTACCGGCACTCCGGCTGCGAAGAATGGTATTACGGCGAATCACATCGTCCGGCCCAGCCGGGAGCAGAGTGTCTTTCACCTGGCGGTAGCTGCCAATCTGCGCACAGCTGCCGCTGCCTATCACTGGGTCAGTGAGCTGTACGGGACGGCTCCGTTCAACCCGGTCACCGACCGCCATCAGCATAATGTGCTGAAGCCGATCCAGCATGGCAGCTTCTATTTCGAGGATCATTATCCGGACAGCCATGTGTTTGCCGATGCGGAATATTTGCGGAATGCCTTTGATCCGCATTTTCTCTACATCCATTCGATGAACATCGATGATGCCGGGCACCATAGCGGCGGGGAGAGCAAGGAATATGAGCTGGCGGTAAGAAAAGCGGACGGACTGCTTGCTGCCGTACTACCGCAGTGGATGGAGCAGGGCTACACCGTTCTGGTTACAGCGGATCACGGGATGAATGCGAACGGCTATCATGGCGGGGTATCCCCTGCGGAACGCCAGGTGCCACTGTATACGTTCGGAGAGAACGTGCTGTCACCGGAGCAGGAGATTCAGGCGCTGCCCCAGCTGCGGCTGGCCCCTTTAATGTGCCATTGCCTGGGTCTTGCACCTGCGGAGGCAATGAGTAAAGTGGGTCTGCCGGAGCTGCCTCCGTCCGCATCCCTTCGATATGAGGATGAACCTGTTCATTAA
- a CDS encoding DUF6953 family protein produces the protein MEATAQAVAEWMVKEIQFTGTLYQTAAIEYVKANFGEEFVFVNENGNASLSKEVKKAFRKLHGGRIAWDRDGFLWAWT, from the coding sequence ATGGAAGCAACAGCACAAGCGGTAGCCGAATGGATGGTCAAGGAGATTCAATTTACCGGGACATTGTATCAGACGGCTGCGATTGAATATGTGAAGGCCAACTTCGGAGAAGAGTTTGTATTTGTGAATGAGAACGGCAATGCCTCATTGTCCAAAGAGGTGAAGAAGGCCTTCCGCAAGCTGCATGGCGGCAGAATTGCCTGGGACCGCGACGGCTTCCTATGGGCCTGGACGTGA
- a CDS encoding mannose-1-phosphate guanylyltransferase — protein MNRYATILAGGGGTRFWPLSRQETPKQLLNISGNDIMLNDTIERFKGIIPQENTVIVTNRSQAVLMESIMHSSVSSSNILIEPVARNTSASILFAALSIEKAHGDSLMVVLPSDHHITDEDQFRLTLDEACTVAEETDKIVTIGIKPTFPSTGYGYIDFVKEPLVRQPVAVYEVAEFVEKPNFKQAQGYLASGNYLWNSGIFIWKTSVILDNFQRYLPRLYKMMLPIREALGTDQEEAVINQIYPALQSISIDYGILERSDDVVVLSGQFGWNDIGSWDALGAIFPPDDEGNIIKANHVGIDTHHSIIYGNGRLITTIGVDGFIIADTGDALLICPKDKAQSVKEIVDLLKERGMLEYI, from the coding sequence ATGAATAGATACGCAACTATTCTGGCCGGCGGAGGCGGCACCCGCTTCTGGCCGCTGTCCCGGCAGGAGACGCCCAAGCAGCTGCTGAACATCAGCGGCAACGATATTATGCTGAACGATACGATTGAACGCTTCAAGGGTATTATCCCGCAGGAGAATACGGTGATCGTCACCAATCGTTCGCAGGCAGTATTAATGGAGAGCATCATGCACAGCAGTGTCTCGAGCAGCAATATCCTGATCGAGCCGGTGGCGCGGAACACCTCGGCCAGCATTCTATTTGCGGCCTTGTCCATTGAGAAGGCCCATGGCGACTCCTTGATGGTTGTGCTGCCCTCCGATCATCATATTACCGATGAGGATCAGTTCCGGCTAACGCTGGATGAAGCTTGCACCGTCGCGGAGGAGACCGACAAAATCGTCACGATCGGAATCAAACCTACCTTCCCTTCTACGGGGTATGGCTATATTGATTTTGTGAAGGAGCCCCTTGTCCGGCAGCCTGTGGCTGTATATGAGGTGGCTGAGTTTGTGGAGAAACCTAACTTCAAGCAGGCCCAGGGGTATCTGGCTTCCGGGAATTATCTGTGGAACAGCGGGATTTTTATCTGGAAAACTTCGGTGATTCTCGACAATTTCCAGCGTTATCTGCCTCGGCTCTACAAAATGATGCTGCCGATCCGCGAGGCGCTTGGCACCGATCAGGAGGAAGCTGTGATTAACCAGATCTATCCGGCTCTGCAGAGTATATCGATCGATTACGGTATATTGGAGCGCTCGGATGATGTGGTCGTGCTCTCCGGCCAGTTCGGCTGGAACGACATCGGCAGCTGGGATGCGCTCGGAGCGATCTTCCCTCCGGATGACGAAGGCAATATAATCAAAGCCAATCATGTGGGGATTGATACCCACCATTCCATTATCTACGGCAACGGCCGGCTGATCACCACCATTGGTGTGGACGGCTTCATCATTGCCGATACGGGAGATGCGCTGCTGATCTGCCCCAAGGACAAGGCGCAGTCGGTGAAGGAAATCGTGGATCTGCTGAAAGAGCGGGGAATGCTGGAGTATATTTGA